In Deltaproteobacteria bacterium GWA2_45_12, the genomic window GCAATTCATGAATTGCCCTTACAAAATCAAAACCAATGTTTTCTATTCTTATGCTCACATTCCTTTTACAAACAGGCTCCATAGCCCCCGACTTCACCCTGCCCTCACAAGAAGGAAAAAATGTTTCTTTAAGTGATTTCAAGGGGCAGAACATCGTTCTTTATTTTTATCCGAAGGATGATACCCCCGGCTGCACCAAAGAAGCGTGTTCGTTTCGAGACCAATATGAAGTCTTTCGCAAAAAAGGAGCTGTTGTTTTGGGAGTAAGTTCCGATTCGGTGGCTTCCCATCAAAAATTTTCTCAAAAATATAAACTGCCGTTTTTGCTTTTGGCTGATTCCGACGGAAAAGTAAGAAAACTCTACGGCGTTAAATCAACCATGGGAATTATCCCCGGCAGAACCACGT contains:
- a CDS encoding peroxiredoxin → MLTFLLQTGSIAPDFTLPSQEGKNVSLSDFKGQNIVLYFYPKDDTPGCTKEACSFRDQYEVFRKKGAVVLGVSSDSVASHQKFSQKYKLPFLLLADSDGKVRKLYGVKSTMGIIPGRTTFVIDKKGVIKHVFSSQFQAQKHIEEALKALGE